Proteins from a genomic interval of Flammeovirgaceae bacterium SG7u.111:
- a CDS encoding cold shock domain-containing protein: MELTTKGTVKFFNESKGFGFIRIDNSTDELFFHISGMSSESLDADDRVSFETVQGKRGPQATNVKLIRN, from the coding sequence ATGGAGTTGACTACAAAAGGAACAGTAAAGTTTTTTAATGAAAGTAAAGGTTTTGGTTTTATCCGAATAGATAACTCGACCGACGAGCTTTTTTTCCACATTTCGGGCATGTCATCAGAATCTTTAGATGCAGATGATAGGGTAAGTTTTGAAACTGTGCAAGGAAAAAGAGGCCCTCAGGCAACAAACGTGAAGCTTATACGCAACTAG
- a CDS encoding thiazole synthase, which produces METLKIADKTFTSRLFTGTGKFSSSELMQEAVLASESELVTVALKRVEAGNQSDDMLSVLKHERINLLPNTSGVRNAEEAVFAAQMAREALGTNWVKVEIHPDPKYLLPDPIETLKACEELVKLGFVVMPYIHADPVLCKRLEEVGAQCVMPLGAPIGTNKGLKTLDFLDIIIEQSNVPVIVDAGIGTPSHAAQAMEIGADAVLVNTAIAVSPTPVLMAKAFKLAVEAGRMAFEAKLAVVGKEAEASSPLTQFLYD; this is translated from the coding sequence ATGGAAACATTAAAAATTGCAGATAAAACTTTTACATCGAGGCTATTTACCGGAACTGGGAAGTTCAGTAGTTCGGAGCTGATGCAGGAAGCCGTGTTGGCTTCGGAAAGTGAGCTGGTTACCGTAGCGCTAAAAAGGGTAGAGGCTGGCAACCAAAGCGACGATATGCTTTCGGTGCTCAAGCACGAGCGGATCAACTTGTTGCCCAATACTTCTGGGGTGCGAAATGCCGAGGAAGCAGTTTTTGCTGCCCAAATGGCAAGGGAAGCGTTGGGTACAAACTGGGTAAAAGTGGAGATTCACCCAGACCCGAAGTATTTGCTGCCAGACCCCATTGAAACGCTCAAAGCCTGTGAAGAATTGGTGAAATTAGGTTTTGTGGTGATGCCCTATATCCATGCCGACCCTGTGCTTTGCAAACGCCTAGAGGAAGTAGGGGCGCAGTGCGTGATGCCACTTGGAGCACCCATAGGTACGAACAAAGGGCTCAAGACCTTGGATTTTCTGGACATCATTATAGAGCAAAGCAACGTGCCAGTGATAGTAGACGCAGGCATTGGAACTCCTTCCCATGCTGCGCAGGCAATGGAAATTGGCGCCGATGCCGTGCTGGTGAATACGGCAATAGCAGTTTCGCCAACTCCAGTACTGATGGCCAAAGCATTTAAACTAGCCGTGGAGGCAGGGAGAATGGCTTTTGAAGCAAAATTGGCCGTGGTCGGAAAAGAGGCCGAGGCAAGTAGTCCGCTAACCCAGTTTTTGTATGATTAG
- the thiH gene encoding 2-iminoacetate synthase ThiH, translating into MISINEIVDSQDWEGVLESIFSKTERDVQAALASSKLNLEDFKALISPAARPYLEQMAVRSRAITRKRFGNTMQMYAPLYLSNECQNICTYCGFSLTNKIPRRTLSDQEILKEAEFLKAKGFQYILLVTGEANQTVGIDYLANAIRLLRPHFVNISIEVQPLSQSEYELLIAEGLYATLVYQETYRRETYKIHHPKGKKSNFDYRLETPDRLGRAGIHKIGLGALFGLEDWRVDSFFTALHLKYLQKAYWKTKYSISFPRLRPFSGGLEPKVEMTDPDLLQLICAYRMLDEDVELSLSTRENEKFRNHVAQLGITSMSAESKTNPGGYVIEPQSLEQFEISDERSTEAIASMLKERGLEPVWKDWEKTW; encoded by the coding sequence ATGATTAGTATTAATGAAATAGTTGATTCTCAGGATTGGGAGGGCGTTTTGGAAAGTATCTTTTCCAAAACGGAAAGGGATGTGCAGGCAGCTTTGGCAAGTTCCAAACTAAACTTGGAAGATTTTAAGGCGCTGATTTCCCCAGCGGCTCGGCCTTACCTTGAGCAAATGGCGGTAAGAAGCAGGGCGATTACAAGAAAGCGCTTTGGCAATACCATGCAGATGTACGCACCTCTGTACCTCAGCAATGAGTGCCAAAATATTTGTACCTATTGCGGTTTTAGTTTAACCAATAAAATTCCCCGCCGAACCCTGTCAGACCAAGAAATTTTGAAAGAAGCGGAGTTTTTGAAGGCAAAAGGGTTTCAGTATATTTTGCTGGTAACGGGAGAGGCTAACCAAACCGTGGGGATAGATTACCTTGCAAATGCAATTCGCTTGCTTAGGCCACATTTTGTCAATATCTCTATTGAAGTGCAGCCTTTGAGCCAAAGCGAATACGAACTGCTCATTGCCGAAGGTTTGTACGCAACGTTGGTCTACCAAGAAACCTACCGCAGGGAGACCTATAAAATACACCATCCCAAAGGGAAGAAATCTAACTTTGACTACCGCTTAGAGACGCCCGATAGGTTGGGAAGGGCAGGTATTCATAAAATTGGTTTGGGAGCACTTTTTGGCTTGGAAGATTGGCGGGTGGATAGCTTTTTTACCGCATTGCACCTGAAGTACCTCCAAAAAGCCTATTGGAAAACAAAATATTCCATCTCTTTCCCCCGCTTACGGCCCTTCAGCGGAGGCTTAGAGCCCAAAGTAGAAATGACCGATCCGGATTTGTTACAACTGATTTGTGCCTACCGGATGCTGGACGAAGACGTGGAACTTTCCCTCTCTACACGGGAGAATGAAAAGTTTAGAAACCATGTAGCCCAGTTGGGGATTACCTCTATGAGTGCCGAGTCCAAAACGAATCCTGGTGGGTATGTGATAGAGCCACAGTCGTTGGAGCAGTTCGAGATTTCCGATGAGCGAAGCACCGAAGCCATCGCCAGCATGCTGAAGGAAAGAGGGCTAGAGCCCGTGTGGAAAGATTGGGAAAAAACGTGGTGA
- a CDS encoding thiamine phosphate synthase, translated as MLVLFTAEKLFEKEGAQIKEILEMGAAVLHVRKPGISKEEMYAWLQQFQPEHLAQMVLHQHQELADEFVVKGVHLPEYTRNSLAGSLEEYMDKYQGRGFTVSTSFHEIETLKSFSNFDYCFLSPIFSSISKSNYEGRHFEVKGFAQKIIALGGITPDKFSLIKEMGFAGGAVLGAVWGSENPALSFEEIWKGYKLVFD; from the coding sequence ATGTTGGTTTTGTTTACAGCTGAAAAGCTTTTTGAAAAGGAAGGTGCTCAAATAAAAGAAATACTGGAAATGGGTGCTGCGGTATTGCACGTAAGGAAACCTGGTATTTCTAAGGAGGAAATGTATGCTTGGTTGCAGCAGTTTCAGCCTGAGCACCTTGCTCAAATGGTTCTTCACCAGCATCAGGAGTTGGCCGATGAGTTTGTTGTGAAAGGAGTGCATTTGCCAGAATATACAAGGAACTCTCTGGCAGGCTCGCTTGAAGAATATATGGACAAGTACCAAGGAAGAGGGTTTACGGTGAGCACTTCTTTCCATGAAATAGAAACATTGAAGAGCTTCTCAAACTTCGATTACTGTTTTTTGAGCCCTATTTTTTCTTCTATTTCCAAAAGCAACTACGAAGGTAGACACTTTGAAGTAAAAGGTTTCGCCCAAAAAATAATTGCACTTGGAGGGATTACGCCAGACAAGTTTTCCCTGATAAAGGAGATGGGATTTGCAGGGGGAGCAGTGCTTGGGGCAGTGTGGGGAAGTGAAAATCCTGCCTTAAGTTTTGAGGAGATTTGGAAAGGATATAAGCTTGTGTTTGATTGA
- a CDS encoding RNA-binding protein, with the protein MDIYVGNLSFKMAEDDLASLFGQYGNVITAKVVSDRETGRSRGFGFVEMDDEDGRAAIEGLHETEVMGRQIIVNQAREKKPTQNRGRY; encoded by the coding sequence ATGGATATTTATGTTGGAAACCTTAGCTTCAAAATGGCTGAGGACGATTTGGCATCGCTTTTTGGCCAGTATGGTAATGTAATTACCGCAAAAGTAGTTTCTGATAGAGAAACAGGTAGATCTAGAGGTTTTGGTTTTGTAGAAATGGACGACGAAGATGGAAGGGCGGCAATAGAAGGCCTACATGAAACTGAAGTAATGGGAAGGCAAATTATTGTAAACCAAGCTAGGGAGAAAAAGCCTACGCAAAACAGGGGGAGATATTAA
- a CDS encoding HEAT repeat domain-containing protein produces MTYEKAKEQAVAWLNGELNKKELAEFDEYLNSHPEFKQEFSSLKATWKGMENLKTPEPSQAMGDGFYAMLNGYKEGVASKKENGFSKLLQGVWSIWQNKLALQLVAGITIFFVGLHLGHSLTMKSNKETVVVLSEEIKSMKEMVFLSMLEQQSASKRLQAINIVYDIDDKSLKVVKAMLHTLDKDPNPNVRLAAVEMLTTMTEFPEVRLGLIKALEQQESPLVQSALVDAILLMEAEKSPKYLKRLLEKEGVNEAVKAKVKSSMEIYM; encoded by the coding sequence ATGACTTATGAAAAGGCAAAAGAGCAAGCGGTAGCCTGGCTAAATGGCGAGCTCAATAAGAAAGAATTGGCTGAATTTGATGAATACCTCAACAGCCACCCTGAATTTAAGCAAGAATTTTCCAGCCTAAAAGCAACGTGGAAAGGTATGGAAAACCTAAAAACTCCCGAGCCCTCACAGGCGATGGGCGATGGGTTTTACGCCATGCTCAATGGATACAAAGAAGGGGTTGCTTCCAAAAAAGAAAATGGTTTTAGCAAACTGTTACAAGGCGTTTGGAGCATATGGCAAAACAAACTTGCCCTGCAACTGGTGGCAGGTATCACCATCTTTTTTGTGGGCTTGCACTTGGGACATTCCCTCACCATGAAAAGCAATAAGGAAACGGTGGTGGTACTTTCGGAAGAGATAAAGTCGATGAAGGAAATGGTGTTTTTGAGCATGCTGGAGCAGCAGTCGGCTAGCAAGCGGCTACAAGCAATCAATATTGTTTATGACATAGATGACAAGAGCTTGAAAGTGGTGAAGGCAATGCTGCATACACTGGACAAAGACCCCAACCCCAATGTGCGGTTGGCAGCGGTGGAAATGCTCACGACCATGACAGAGTTTCCCGAAGTGCGCCTGGGGCTGATAAAAGCGCTGGAACAGCAAGAATCGCCCCTTGTGCAGTCGGCACTGGTGGATGCCATTTTGCTGATGGAGGCAGAAAAATCGCCCAAATATCTCAAAAGGTTGTTGGAGAAGGAAGGGGTAAATGAGGCGGTAAAAGCCAAGGTAAAAAGCAGCATGGAAATATATATGTGA
- a CDS encoding DEAD/DEAH box helicase, whose product MNLKKLIPELVSGLKDAGFDANPKEIQSTSIPQIKSGADLFIVSPEGSGKSTAIVIGVIQQLKEAFEDVPRAIIMAATKEKAFELEAQFELLGKHTNLRTFTVFDKGILQYQKDTIYEGLDVLIGTPRRLNELLKATGIPLSQIKMFVVDDVASFTLDKYTMIYRIADNIEKSQMILVANAWDKKFEKLTDRIMKSPRIIEVG is encoded by the coding sequence ATGAATTTAAAAAAACTAATTCCTGAATTAGTGTCAGGACTCAAGGATGCGGGATTTGATGCAAATCCAAAAGAGATACAGAGTACGAGTATCCCTCAAATTAAATCTGGGGCTGACCTTTTTATTGTCTCGCCCGAAGGGTCCGGTAAATCAACCGCCATTGTAATAGGTGTAATTCAGCAGCTAAAAGAAGCATTCGAAGATGTTCCCCGGGCTATCATTATGGCAGCTACAAAGGAAAAAGCTTTTGAGCTAGAAGCACAGTTTGAGCTTCTTGGCAAGCATACCAACTTAAGGACATTCACCGTGTTCGACAAGGGCATTTTGCAGTATCAGAAAGATACTATTTACGAAGGGCTGGATGTACTTATAGGAACACCAAGGCGTCTGAACGAACTGTTAAAGGCGACAGGAATCCCCCTTTCCCAAATCAAAATGTTTGTGGTGGACGATGTAGCATCTTTTACCCTTGATAAGTACACCATGATCTATCGGATAGCAGACAACATTGAGAAATCACAAATGATCTTGGTGGCAAATGCCTGGGATAAAAAGTTTGAGAAATTGACGGACAGGATAATGAAAAGCCCGAGAATTATTGAGGTTGGGTAA
- the thiS gene encoding sulfur carrier protein ThiS yields MITVDVNNQNYSFEEPVSLGKLLQELEISASGIAVAVNNRVVARSNWQEFLLEEGCKVLVVQASQGG; encoded by the coding sequence ATGATAACTGTAGACGTAAACAATCAGAATTATTCCTTTGAAGAACCCGTAAGCCTTGGTAAACTACTTCAAGAGTTGGAAATCAGTGCCAGCGGAATTGCTGTTGCTGTCAACAACCGCGTGGTTGCTCGTTCCAATTGGCAAGAATTCTTGCTGGAGGAAGGATGCAAGGTGCTGGTGGTTCAGGCTTCGCAGGGAGGTTGA
- a CDS encoding RNA polymerase sigma factor, whose translation MDSLSDIALMTKVKEGDLNKLGLLFERYNRKVFAYFYHLTADAQASEDLVQNTFYKILKNRKKFNGKGAFSSWMYSIARNNGFDYLKKNGASHHQDIDFWQDKLPDMSNVVDTISDQDDIDLLNKSLGMLPQDKREILVLSKYQGLKYKEIGEITGDSVGNVKVKVFRALKELKKIYCQLNINKDYDL comes from the coding sequence TTGGATTCATTGTCTGACATAGCCCTGATGACCAAAGTGAAGGAAGGCGACCTTAACAAGTTAGGGCTGCTTTTTGAGCGGTACAACCGCAAGGTCTTTGCCTATTTCTATCACCTCACCGCCGATGCGCAGGCAAGTGAAGACTTGGTACAAAATACGTTTTACAAAATCTTGAAAAACAGGAAGAAATTCAATGGAAAAGGGGCTTTTTCATCTTGGATGTACAGTATAGCCCGAAACAACGGCTTCGACTACCTGAAGAAAAATGGCGCCTCGCACCATCAAGATATCGACTTTTGGCAAGATAAATTGCCCGATATGTCGAACGTAGTGGATACTATTTCGGACCAAGACGACATTGACCTACTCAATAAATCACTGGGCATGCTACCCCAAGACAAGCGGGAAATATTGGTACTGAGCAAGTACCAAGGGCTCAAATACAAAGAAATAGGAGAGATAACAGGCGACTCGGTGGGCAACGTGAAGGTGAAAGTTTTCCGAGCCCTCAAAGAATTGAAAAAGATTTATTGCCAACTAAATATCAATAAGGATTATGACTTATGA
- a CDS encoding thiamine phosphate synthase: MISTVHYISQGADGEMHLGNIKRMLGAGANWIQLRLKDVPKAEVLATAIAAKKLCKNAGATLIVNDFPEVAKKADADGVHLGKSDMSPAEARKILGKNKIIGGTANTIEDCERLLEQQVDYMGVGPFRFTTTKKNLSPILGIEGYQQLMAQVLANPKAVPVIAIGGLLLDDMLGLKECGVHGVAISGMLTNSEKPEEEISRIMELFGSL, encoded by the coding sequence ATGATTTCAACAGTACATTATATCTCGCAAGGGGCTGATGGTGAGATGCATTTGGGGAATATAAAGCGAATGCTTGGTGCAGGTGCAAACTGGATACAGCTAAGGCTAAAGGACGTGCCCAAAGCGGAAGTATTGGCAACGGCTATTGCAGCGAAAAAACTGTGTAAAAATGCGGGTGCAACACTCATTGTCAATGATTTTCCCGAAGTGGCTAAAAAAGCGGATGCAGATGGGGTGCATTTGGGAAAGTCCGATATGAGCCCTGCCGAGGCTCGAAAAATACTGGGGAAAAACAAGATTATTGGAGGCACGGCAAACACCATTGAAGACTGCGAACGGCTCTTGGAACAGCAGGTGGACTACATGGGTGTTGGACCTTTTCGCTTCACTACTACAAAGAAAAACCTGAGCCCGATTTTAGGAATAGAGGGCTATCAACAGCTGATGGCACAAGTATTGGCAAATCCCAAAGCTGTTCCCGTAATTGCCATTGGAGGGTTGCTTTTGGACGATATGCTTGGCCTAAAAGAGTGTGGGGTTCATGGGGTAGCTATTTCAGGAATGCTGACTAATTCGGAAAAGCCCGAAGAGGAAATAAGTAGGATTATGGAGTTATTCGGATCATTATAA
- the thiC gene encoding phosphomethylpyrimidine synthase ThiC yields the protein MKTEQIPATNAISRDPFPNSEKIYVNGTLHKDIKVPMRKISLSDSVDKFNGTRTSNEPVLVYDTSGPFTDPQVEIDVREGLEPIRQKWITDREDVRQLDGLSSEYGRMREDNKELDKLRFNRIRKPLKAKEGKNVSQMHYAKKGIITPEMEFIAIRENQKLQEIKEIASQHPGESFGANIPKEITPEFVREEVARGRAVIPNNINHPESEPMIIGRNFLVKINANIGNSAVTSSIEEEVEKAVWACRWGADTIMDLSTGKNIHETREWILRNSPVPIGTVPIYQALEKVNGKAEDLTWEIFRDTLIEQAEQGVDYFTIHAGVRLKYVPHTAKRVTGIVSRGGSIMAKWCLAHHKESFLYTHFEEICEIMKAYDVAFSLGDGFRPGSIADANDYAQFAELETLGELTKIAWKHDVQCIIEGPGHIPMHMIKENMDKQLEECGEAPFYTLGPLTTDIAPGYDHITSGIGAAMIGWYGCAMLCYVTPKEHLGLPNKKDVKDGVITYKIAAHAADLAKGHPGAQHRDDAMSKARFEFRWEDQFNLALDPDTAREFHDETLPAEGAKVAHFCSMCGPNFCSMKITQDVRNYAKEHGLEDQEAIEEGMKKKSEEFKEKGSEVYL from the coding sequence ATGAAAACCGAACAGATTCCTGCTACAAACGCAATTAGTAGAGACCCATTTCCCAATTCAGAAAAAATCTATGTAAATGGAACATTGCATAAGGACATAAAAGTGCCTATGCGCAAAATTAGTCTGAGCGATTCCGTTGATAAGTTTAACGGCACTCGAACTTCCAACGAGCCTGTGTTGGTATATGATACCAGTGGTCCTTTTACCGATCCGCAGGTGGAAATAGACGTTCGGGAAGGGCTTGAGCCTATTCGCCAAAAGTGGATTACGGACAGGGAAGATGTAAGGCAGCTCGACGGCTTGTCTTCAGAGTATGGAAGAATGCGTGAAGATAACAAGGAGTTGGATAAGCTGCGCTTCAACCGTATAAGAAAGCCTTTGAAAGCAAAAGAAGGTAAGAATGTATCGCAAATGCATTATGCGAAGAAGGGGATCATTACTCCAGAAATGGAGTTTATTGCCATCCGCGAAAACCAGAAGTTGCAGGAAATCAAAGAAATAGCTTCCCAACATCCGGGCGAGAGCTTTGGGGCAAATATCCCGAAGGAAATCACTCCCGAATTTGTACGAGAAGAAGTAGCGAGAGGCCGGGCGGTTATTCCCAACAACATCAACCATCCTGAAAGTGAACCCATGATCATTGGGCGAAACTTCCTCGTAAAAATCAATGCAAACATTGGAAACTCGGCAGTGACCTCTTCTATAGAAGAAGAAGTGGAAAAAGCCGTGTGGGCTTGCCGCTGGGGAGCAGATACCATTATGGATCTTTCAACAGGTAAAAACATCCATGAAACCCGGGAGTGGATTTTGAGAAATTCCCCTGTGCCTATTGGTACTGTACCTATCTACCAAGCGCTAGAAAAAGTGAATGGCAAAGCGGAAGACCTTACGTGGGAGATTTTTAGAGATACCCTGATAGAGCAAGCCGAGCAGGGAGTAGATTATTTTACGATCCATGCTGGGGTTCGCCTAAAATATGTGCCCCATACTGCCAAAAGGGTGACGGGAATCGTTTCCCGAGGAGGGTCAATTATGGCAAAATGGTGCTTGGCTCATCACAAAGAAAGCTTTTTGTACACGCACTTTGAGGAGATATGCGAGATAATGAAAGCCTACGATGTAGCATTTTCCCTTGGTGACGGATTCCGTCCAGGAAGCATTGCCGATGCAAACGACTATGCACAATTTGCGGAGTTGGAAACATTGGGAGAGCTGACAAAAATAGCGTGGAAGCACGATGTGCAATGCATTATTGAAGGGCCTGGCCATATTCCTATGCACATGATAAAAGAGAACATGGACAAGCAGTTGGAAGAATGCGGCGAAGCGCCATTTTACACCTTGGGACCACTGACTACCGACATTGCACCGGGTTATGACCACATCACCAGTGGAATTGGTGCAGCGATGATTGGTTGGTACGGATGTGCCATGCTTTGCTATGTAACCCCCAAAGAACACCTGGGCTTGCCAAATAAAAAAGATGTGAAAGACGGGGTGATCACCTACAAAATAGCCGCCCATGCAGCCGATTTGGCGAAAGGCCACCCGGGTGCGCAACATAGGGACGATGCCATGAGTAAAGCAAGGTTTGAGTTTAGGTGGGAAGATCAGTTCAACTTGGCGCTTGACCCAGATACAGCAAGGGAATTTCACGACGAAACGTTACCTGCCGAAGGTGCTAAAGTGGCACATTTCTGTTCTATGTGCGGCCCTAATTTCTGTTCCATGAAAATCACGCAAGATGTGCGAAACTATGCCAAAGAGCATGGATTGGAAGATCAGGAGGCAATAGAGGAAGGCATGAAGAAGAAGTCGGAGGAATTTAAGGAGAAAGGAAGCGAAGTTTATTTATAA